A window of the Lactuca sativa cultivar Salinas chromosome 5, Lsat_Salinas_v11, whole genome shotgun sequence genome harbors these coding sequences:
- the LOC111907238 gene encoding uncharacterized protein LOC111907238 produces the protein MSSIDNFADVEVPAVGMGALPARRRRRRGRSSRRRRPSHAFSSEAATTDGGSSFGLSDSDAQSSARLDSSVAGDECGSSGIFSYNHSRMESSSDEIDLESGELEMKVHSSIKNEKQCRICHLNFEVSDVDQAEDEDDGGGGCGGGDPIELGCNCKGDLGAAHKQCAETWFKIKGNMTCEICGAIAQNVGGDQTNEASNATVETEVVERSATGPMVVATEPRNFWQGRRIMNILLGCMVFAFIISWLFHFNVLP, from the exons ATGTCTTCTATCGATAATTTTGCTGACGTTGAAGTACCAGCTGTTGGAATGGGAGCGCTTCCTGCCCGACGCCGCCGCCGTCGTGGCCGTTCCAGCCGTCGGCGCCGACCTTCTCATGCTTTTAGCAGCGAAGCTGCCACCACTGACGGCGGTAGCAGCTTTGGATTATCTGACTCCGATGCGCAGTCCTCCGCGCGTCTCGATTCATCCGTCGCCGGTGACGAATGTGGGTCTTCTGGAATCTTCTCCTACAATCACAGCCGCATGGAGTCATCATCAGATGAGATTGATTTGGAGAGTGGGGAATTGGAGATGAAGGTGCATTCTTCTATTAAAAACGAGAAACAATGTCGAATTTGCCATCTGAATTTTGAGGTTAGTGACGTTGATCAGGCGGAGGATgaggatgatggtggtggtggttgcggtGGTGGTGATCCAATTGAGTTGGGGTGTAATTGCAAGGGGGATCTGGGTGCTGCTCACAAACAATGTGCAGAAACTTGGTTCAAAATCAAGGGAAACAT GACTTGTGAGATTTGTGGAGCGATTGCACAAAATGTTGGTGGGGATCAGACAAATGAGGCGAGCAATGCAACCGTTGAAACAGAGGTGGTTGAACGATCAGCCACCGGCCCCATGGTGGTGGCTACCGAGCCACGTAACTTCTGGCAGGGTCGCAGAATCATGAATATCTTGTTGGGTTGCAtggtttttgcatttatcatttCT